The Geoalkalibacter subterraneus genome contains the following window.
CGGGACTGAGGCCGCTTACCAAGCCAGCGATTACGTCCAGCCTTACCGATTTTTACGTTTTCATGATCCGCATTCCCGACCTGGCCAATGGTAGCGCGGCAATCCTGCATCACCAGCCGCACTTCGCCGGAGGGCATGCGCAATTGAGCATACTTACCCTCTTTAGCGGCAATCATGGCATAGGTGCCGGCACTGCGAGCAAGCTGCCCACCTTTGCCGACCTTGAGCTCAACATTGTGAACCCAGGTTCCCAATGGAATGGAGCGGATGGTCATGGCATTGCCGGGCTTGATATCGGCGCTGTCACTGGCAATCACCTGGTCACCGACATTGAGCCCGACCGGCGCGAGGATGTAGCGCTTCTCGCCGTCCATATACTGCAAGAGCGCAATACGTGCTGAGCGATTGGGATCATATTCGATTGCAGCAACCTTGGCCGGCACTTCCATTTTATCGCGCTTGAAATCGACAATACGATATTTGCGCTTATGTCCGCCTCCAGTGTGGCGCTTGGTGATGCGACCATAGGAATTGCGGCCGCCGGACTTTTTTAAAGGTGCCAGAAGAGACTTCTCGGGAGTACCCTTGGTCACCTCCTCGAAAGAAGATGAACTCATGTGGCGCCGCCCGGGTGAGGTCGGCTTGAACTTCTTGATTCCCATTATTGCGACTCCGTAAGCTGAGCTGATATCCGATTAGACACCGAAAAAGTCGATATTGCTGCCCTCTTCAAGGGTCACATACGCCTTTTTCCAGTTGGGCCGTTTACCGATGACAAGACCGCGGCGCTTGACTTTGCCGGCCATCAAAGCGGTATTAACCTTTTTGACCTTGACGTCGAATGCCTGTTCCACGGCCTGCTTGATCTCGATCTTGTTGGCATTGCGCGCGACTTCGAATGCGACGACCTGCCCCATCTCTTTCTGAAGGCTGGTCTTTTCGGTAATCAGCGGCTTGCCGATAATCTGATGCAGAGGTTTCATTTTTCCAACGCTCCTTCCAATTGGGAAACCGCACCCTGAGTGAGAACCAGGCTGTGATATTTCATCAGGTCATAGACGTTCACACCCTCGGCGCGCAGAACCTTAACCGAGGGGATATTACGAGCGGACAGTTCGACCGCAGGGTTCGCCTCATCGATGAGAATCAGGGCGTTTTCCAACTCAAACCGCTTAAGGACCTCGGCAAAACCCTTGGTGCTGATCTTATCAAGGTTGATCTGGTCGAGAATCGTCATGCGGCTCTCTTTGAAACGTGCTGAAAGAGCGCTGCACACAGCGGCCTTCTTGACCTTGCGGTTAAGTTTGAAACGATAGTCGCGAGGCGTCGGACCGAAGGCTGTCCCGCCGCCCACATAATGAGGTGCACGGATACAGCCCTGACGCGCGTTGCCGGTTCCCTTCTGGCGATAAGGCTTCTTGCCCCCGCCCCGAACTTCGCTGCGGCCCTTGGTCTTCGCAGTACCCTGACGACGGGCGGCACGCTGGTAGCGAACCATCTCGTGAATCAGATACTCTTTGACTTCGGTATTAAAGATGTCGTCGGACAGTTCAATGTCCGAAACTTTATTTTTTTCAATATTATAAACAGGTACAGTTGCCATGACTTCTCTCCCAATCCCCTTTAACCGTTTTGTTTGGCTTTGACGCCCTTGCGGATCGCCACCACGCCGTTTTTAGGACCAGGAATGGCACCCTTGATCAGTAGCAGGTTCTGCTCAGGGCGAACTTCAACAATCTGAAGATTCTGGGTGGTCACCTGCTTGTTGCCCATCTGACCTGCCATCTTTTTCCCTTTAAAGACGCGGGAAGGCCAGGCACTGCAACCAATGGCACCAGGAGCACGGTGAAACATCGAACCATGCGAAGCCCGGCCGCCGGAGAAATTCCAGCGCTTGATGACACCCTGAAAGCCCTTGCCCTTGCTCACGCCGCGCACATCGACGATCTCACCAGGAGCAAAGATTTCACAGGTGATGGAGTCACCGGGATTGACCTGATCTCCATCAGAATCTCCAAGACGAAACTCCTTGAGATGGTAAAAGGCGCCCTGTCCAGCCCTTTTGAAGTGCCCCATCTCAGGCTTGTTCACCCTCTCGGCCCGCTTAGGAATAAAACCAACCTGAACGGCGTTATAACCATCGGTCTGGACGGTTTTTTTCTGGACCACCACACAGGGGCCGGCTTCCACCACCGTAACGGGGATGCGTCGTCCGTCGACCGAGAAAATCTGGGTCATCCCCAGTTTTTTTCCAAGAATTTCCTTACTCATATTCGTAACCCTATCCGGAGCAAGTTTTTTAGAGCTTGATTTCCACATCGACACCGGCCGACAAATCAAGCTTCATCAGCGCGTCAACCGTCTGCTGCGTGGGCTCAAGGATATCCAGCAACCGCTTGTGGGTGCGGATTTCGAACTGCTCACGACTTTTTTTGTCGACGTGCGGACCACGCAGAACGCAGTACTTGTTAATAACTGTCGGAAGAGGCACCGGTCCGGCAATGCGAGCACCGGTACGCTTGGCCGTATCGACAATTTCAGTAACGGACTGATCAAGCAGCTTATGATCGTAGGCCTTCAAACGAATCCTGATTTTCTGGCTGGGCATGAGAACTTCCTCTATTTACTCGATAATGTCGCTGACGACGCCGGCACCGACGGTGCGGCCGCCTTCACGAATCGCGAAACGCAGTTCCTTGTCCATGGCGATCGGGGTGATCAGATTCACCGTCATCGCGATGTTGTCGCCCGGCATGACCATCTCGGTCCCTTCAGGCAACTCAACCACACCCG
Protein-coding sequences here:
- the rplB gene encoding 50S ribosomal protein L2, giving the protein MGIKKFKPTSPGRRHMSSSSFEEVTKGTPEKSLLAPLKKSGGRNSYGRITKRHTGGGHKRKYRIVDFKRDKMEVPAKVAAIEYDPNRSARIALLQYMDGEKRYILAPVGLNVGDQVIASDSADIKPGNAMTIRSIPLGTWVHNVELKVGKGGQLARSAGTYAMIAAKEGKYAQLRMPSGEVRLVMQDCRATIGQVGNADHENVKIGKAGRNRWLGKRPQSRGVAMNPVDHPHGGGEGKSSGGRHPVTPWGVPTKGYKTRVNKRTDRFIIRKRK
- the rplC gene encoding 50S ribosomal protein L3, which codes for MSKEILGKKLGMTQIFSVDGRRIPVTVVEAGPCVVVQKKTVQTDGYNAVQVGFIPKRAERVNKPEMGHFKRAGQGAFYHLKEFRLGDSDGDQVNPGDSITCEIFAPGEIVDVRGVSKGKGFQGVIKRWNFSGGRASHGSMFHRAPGAIGCSAWPSRVFKGKKMAGQMGNKQVTTQNLQIVEVRPEQNLLLIKGAIPGPKNGVVAIRKGVKAKQNG
- the rplW gene encoding 50S ribosomal protein L23; translated protein: MKPLHQIIGKPLITEKTSLQKEMGQVVAFEVARNANKIEIKQAVEQAFDVKVKKVNTALMAGKVKRRGLVIGKRPNWKKAYVTLEEGSNIDFFGV
- the rpsJ gene encoding 30S ribosomal protein S10, which encodes MPSQKIRIRLKAYDHKLLDQSVTEIVDTAKRTGARIAGPVPLPTVINKYCVLRGPHVDKKSREQFEIRTHKRLLDILEPTQQTVDALMKLDLSAGVDVEIKL
- the rplD gene encoding 50S ribosomal protein L4 is translated as MATVPVYNIEKNKVSDIELSDDIFNTEVKEYLIHEMVRYQRAARRQGTAKTKGRSEVRGGGKKPYRQKGTGNARQGCIRAPHYVGGGTAFGPTPRDYRFKLNRKVKKAAVCSALSARFKESRMTILDQINLDKISTKGFAEVLKRFELENALILIDEANPAVELSARNIPSVKVLRAEGVNVYDLMKYHSLVLTQGAVSQLEGALEK